Proteins from a genomic interval of Pseudomonas silesiensis:
- a CDS encoding amino acid ABC transporter ATP-binding protein, with protein MPLLRISALHKYYGDHHVLKGIDLSVEEGQVVAIIGRSGSGKSTLLRTLNGLESINDGVIEVDGEYLDAARVDLRSLRQKVGMVFQQFNLFPHLTVGENVMLAPQVVQKVPKARAAELAREMLERVGLGEKFDAFPDRLSGGQQQRVAIARALAMSPKVLLCDEITSALDPELVNEVLSVVRQLAAQGMTLIMVTHEMRFAREVGDKLVFMHQGKVHEVGDPKVLFANPQTPELANFIGTVEMTG; from the coding sequence ATGCCTCTGCTTAGAATTTCGGCCCTGCATAAATATTACGGCGACCACCATGTGCTCAAAGGCATCGACCTGAGCGTCGAGGAAGGCCAGGTGGTGGCGATCATCGGCCGCAGCGGCTCGGGCAAATCCACCTTGCTGCGCACTTTGAATGGCCTGGAGTCGATCAACGACGGCGTGATCGAAGTCGACGGCGAATACCTCGACGCCGCCCGCGTCGACCTGCGCAGCCTGCGGCAGAAAGTCGGGATGGTGTTCCAGCAGTTCAACCTGTTCCCGCACCTGACCGTCGGCGAAAACGTCATGCTTGCACCGCAGGTGGTGCAGAAGGTGCCCAAAGCCAGGGCTGCTGAACTGGCCCGGGAGATGCTGGAACGGGTTGGCCTGGGGGAAAAATTCGATGCGTTTCCGGACCGGCTGTCCGGCGGGCAGCAACAGCGGGTAGCGATTGCCCGGGCGTTGGCGATGTCGCCCAAGGTTTTGCTCTGTGATGAGATTACATCGGCGCTCGATCCGGAACTGGTCAATGAAGTGCTGAGCGTGGTTCGGCAGCTGGCGGCGCAAGGCATGACCTTGATCATGGTCACCCATGAAATGCGTTTTGCCCGGGAGGTTGGGGATAAGTTGGTGTTCATGCACCAGGGCAAGGTGCATGAGGTGGGGGATCCGAAGGTGTTGTTTGCCAATCCGCAGACGCCGGAGCTGGCGAATTTCATCGGGACCGTTGAAATGACGGGCTGA
- the ppx gene encoding exopolyphosphatase: MPQSQAKNLSLIAAIDLGSNSFHMVVAKAQNSEIRILERLGEKVQLAAGIDEERQLSEESMQRGLDCLKRFAQLINGMPPGAVRIVGTNALREARNRAEFIRRAEEILGHPVEVISGREEARLIYLGVSHTLADTPGKRLVADIGGGSTEFIIGQRFEPLLRESLQMGCVSFTQRYFKDGKITPARYAQAYTAARLEIMSIEHALHRLTWDEAIGSSGTIRAIGLALKAGGHGTGEVNAEGLAWLKRKLFKLGDIEKIDFEGIKPDRRAIFPAGLAILEAIFDALELQRMDHCDGALREGVLYDLLGRHHHEDVRERTLSSLMERYHVDLEQAARVERKALHAFDQVAEDWDLDDGIWRELLGWAAKVHEVGLDIAHYHYHKHGAYLIEHSDLAGFSREDQLMLALLVRGHRRNIPRDKFAEFGDEGIKLIRLCVLLRFAILFHHIRGTQQMPQVVLHANGDSLDVLFPENWLDENQLTQADFGLEAEWLTRVGFVLNVR; encoded by the coding sequence ATGCCGCAATCCCAAGCCAAGAATCTGTCCCTGATCGCCGCAATCGACCTGGGCTCCAACAGCTTTCACATGGTCGTGGCCAAGGCCCAGAACAGCGAAATCCGTATTCTCGAACGTCTCGGGGAGAAGGTGCAGCTGGCCGCCGGCATTGATGAAGAGCGCCAGCTCAGCGAAGAATCCATGCAACGCGGGCTCGATTGCCTGAAGCGCTTTGCCCAACTGATCAACGGTATGCCGCCTGGCGCCGTGCGAATCGTGGGCACCAACGCCTTGCGTGAAGCCCGCAACCGCGCTGAATTCATCCGCCGCGCCGAAGAAATCCTTGGCCACCCGGTGGAAGTCATCTCCGGTCGTGAAGAAGCGCGCCTGATCTACCTCGGCGTTTCCCACACCCTCGCCGACACGCCGGGCAAGCGCCTGGTGGCCGATATTGGCGGCGGCAGTACCGAATTCATCATTGGCCAGCGCTTCGAGCCGTTGCTGCGCGAAAGCCTGCAGATGGGCTGCGTCAGTTTTACCCAGCGCTATTTCAAGGACGGCAAGATCACCCCGGCCCGCTACGCCCAGGCGTACACGGCGGCGCGGCTGGAGATCATGAGCATCGAACACGCTTTGCACCGCCTGACCTGGGATGAAGCCATCGGCTCCTCGGGCACCATCCGGGCCATCGGCCTGGCACTGAAGGCCGGCGGGCATGGCACGGGCGAAGTGAACGCCGAAGGCCTGGCCTGGCTCAAGCGCAAACTGTTCAAGCTCGGTGACATCGAGAAGATCGACTTCGAAGGCATCAAGCCGGACCGCCGGGCGATCTTCCCGGCCGGCCTGGCGATTCTCGAAGCCATCTTCGATGCCCTGGAACTGCAACGCATGGACCACTGCGATGGCGCCCTGCGCGAAGGTGTGCTCTATGACCTGTTAGGTCGTCATCACCACGAAGACGTCCGCGAGCGCACCCTCAGCTCGCTGATGGAGCGCTATCACGTCGATCTTGAACAGGCGGCGCGGGTCGAACGCAAAGCGTTGCACGCGTTTGACCAGGTGGCCGAGGACTGGGACCTGGATGACGGCATCTGGCGCGAACTGCTGGGCTGGGCCGCCAAGGTTCATGAAGTGGGCCTGGACATCGCTCACTATCACTACCACAAGCATGGCGCCTACCTGATCGAGCATTCGGACCTGGCGGGTTTCTCCCGCGAAGACCAACTGATGCTCGCACTGCTGGTGCGCGGCCACCGACGCAATATCCCCCGGGACAAGTTTGCCGAGTTCGGCGATGAAGGCATCAAGCTGATTCGCCTGTGCGTGCTGCTGCGCTTTGCGATCCTGTTCCATCACATCCGCGGCACCCAGCAAATGCCTCAGGTCGTGCTGCACGCCAATGGCGACAGCCTGGATGTGTTGTTCCCGGAAAACTGGCTGGATGAAAACCAACTGACCCAGGCCGACTTCGGCCTGGAAGCGGAATGGCTGACCCGGGTCGGTTTTGTGTTGAACGTGCGCTGA